agcaggcgcccatatatagaggtttactcctcgatgcagcgggccaaggtttgactccgacctgcagccctttgccgcatgtcattcccccttctctctcccctttcatgtcttcatctgtcctgtcaaaaataaaggcctaaaatgccccaaaaataatctttaaaaagaaatgtgtacCTGGCAAATAGGGTTCTTGTACTGACTGAAGAGGGTCTGAAGTTTAAGGCCTTTGGCAGTGGCCAGGGCTCTGATCTGAGCGTAAGCAGCTACAGACACCGGAGACGACTTGGACAGCAGACAGTGGAGCAGCCGCAGCAGAGAGAACGACACCAAACTACCCTGAGACGCTCTgccagaagaggagagaggtgaactcttttttttttttttttaaatataaaaaccaTTTAAAAGACGCAGCAACCTTCCCATGCTGCAgaagaacttaaaataaaactatatgGAACATGTATTTACAGATGAGCAAATTATGACACTAATCACACTTTGAGTGATTACGACAGCTGGTGGTGCTGTTTTGTACTCTGGTGCATAGGCAAAGGTCACCTGTACCTGCCAATCTCTCCAGTGGTGAGGATGAGAGTGTTGCGCAGGTCGTCGTCTCTGTTGAGTTTAGCCTTGTTGAACGCCTCTTTAAGACGGCCGACCAGGAGCTTGGATAGCgagaagaaacacacacacatcatcaacCTGACTAacatacattgttttgttttttttcttttttacaaagcaAGTATTAACCAAGTCATAATCCCCAAACGATGAGGTATGGTCTGCTTTAGAAAACTATGAGCcaggtaaaaatgtaaaactttcTACCTCTTTGACTTTTTCACTTAACTGAGGGAATCGTGATTTTAAGGCACGTATAAAACTGACATTAATGTGCATGTTTTCGCAGTAATGACCTAAATGGAATGTTATTGAATATTGTATGCTCTTTCTGTCTTGTAATAATATATTCATATAGAAAATGATGTATTTTAGGTGTTTACACATTTGAGTCTCACCGCTGAAATTGCTCACCTCACTCAGAGAGCCCTGCTCGGAGTTTCTGCTGGTCTCTGTGAGCAGGAAACGCACTGATTGGCTAAAGCGTATTCTGACCACTGGATCAGAGTCCTCCATAAGACCAATCAGAGCGCAGAGAACTGCCTGGGAGTCGCTGTCTCCACCAACCAGATTCACATGCTGGCAGAGATGAGGCAGAGCTTCTAGGAAAGCTAAGAACgtgaaataaataagtaaaataattaaatgacAACAATAAAATGGACGAAATAATActgcatttgaaaataatccaAGGAAGGATCACAGCAATGTACTGTGTATATAATACATGTAGCATCTTTTAGGCTGTCTGCATGTTGTAAAAGCTCATTGTGGAAGAAaaccaaaatatataaaatatacctTGTTTAACACTACTTGGAGCTTGCTTTTTGAGCAGTGGCAGGAAGGGTTTGACAACAGCTGCCCTGATGGATGGAATAGTATTCCCAGCATGCTCTGTTGCAAGGCTGAGTTGGTGGCAGAGGATCTCAGGAAGACGAGTGGATTCTGTGTGGGTGTCACTGAGCTGTGAGAGCCCTGACTGGACACAGCTCAGCTGACCGATGATCCTGGCAAGCTCCTTCATCACCTGCTCCGAACTGTCCTCCAGCCTGGGACTGCAAATGGTCAAATATACACCATGGACAtaatgaaaaaaagtttaaaacatCTTAATAAAAGCATAGAAAATTATGAAACAATGACACCCAAGCAAGAGAGAACATGTCCATGGTCATTGCATTCCATGGACAGTGTTTGATTGTGCGCATAATGTTAATACATATATAAGGGCGTACAGCAGAGTAGTGCTGATGAGGTTGTGGTGTGAGTTTCCCAGGtggtgaagaagaagagggaaggCCTTGATTGTCGCTGCTCTCACCGGCTCATCCGGACTCAGCAACGTcttggtaaacacacacacacgccacgtCTCACACACACCACCATGCAGAAGGGCCAGCAGTGACACACACTCCGCCTGGAACTCAGATGCTGGAAAGACGCATATAGTTTGACGTTAATTCAGAGTTTTCGCAACAGAAATGGCCTGGTAAAATCACTTAAAATGAGTCATCTCAAATTTCATTTTTgatgtgatgtttttgttttgttttgagttGTGATCAAggtccaaaattagcaccatctactagccaaatgctggtgaAATATGCAAGTGACTgctagatttgcttcactcatcAGTCAAAAAACAATGATTGAGTGGCTGGTCAAATTTGAACCTTCAATatccatttggctggtggactaaaaagttaattttggaccctggTTGTAATGCAGAAGAAATACTCACAGTAACATAGGCTGAGTCTATGAGCGAAGGCAGGCAGCCAGGAGGGGAATCCTGAACTCTTATAGGCTGGGATGAACTTGTTTTCACACACCCAGGGAAGAGACAGCAGAGCACACACTCGCCGCTGGAGCCCGCCCTCACTGTGGCTGCTCACTACAAACACACGCAGTAATGAAAACAGATGGCTATCAACGAACTTTGCTTAAAAGGAAGTGCTTTTGATTTCTGCCATATACTTCAGCTTGTTTTCACACTCAATAATGGAGAGAATGGCAAAAATAAGGGATATTATGCTTTAGTTGTgacatcaaataaaataaatagcaaaTTAATAAcccagcaaaaaataaaaaccatacAAACGGCATCtttaatgtgtgtttctgtgagtgTATATATCCTTACTTGTCAGGTAGAGGATAGAGTCAAGGACCCTAACAGTAGTCTGGACAGCAGACTGAAAGTAGTTCTGGTTTAAGCCAGGTTCAGGACCTCCTTCTAACACTGACTGGCAGCTCTTCAGGGCCCTACCCAGAGTCTCAGTGGGCAcccagagaagaagagaaggacTGTCAACgagacagagagtgacagaCTAAGCTCAGTATAAGAAAAAATGTCGCAAAACTGCAGTCAGCAAAGTAGGTAATTCTTGTAGTCAGTTGATAGacaaaacatgttcaaaatattgGAAAGTTAGCATTTCCGAGTGTAAGACatgacaagaaaaagaaaaagataaagacAGAGAGCTGGAATGACAGCAGGTGTTTGTGTATTACCTGGTGGGAGAGGAGCAGAGGGCGGCCAGGTGGAGAATGAGGGCCAGACCGTCAAGAGCAGAGAGAGTCTGTTCGGTTTCAGGTCCATCAGAGTTTAAAAAGGTCAGCAGCTTTTCCAGCCGACTGTTTACCACGGCCCAAACCTCACTGCCAGCACGCATGTCCACCTCACttaagacacagagacacacagtcattTTAAATAACAAGATGTGAGGTGAAATATCAAGTCTATACTGTCACTAACAAAAGaaggtctggaaaaaaaaaaatcaagagatCCACATGACTGAGCAGCTACAGCACAGAATTTTCAACAGATTTGTTACACATGTGAGAGAACAATTGAAAATATAACATGTACTGTGTTGTATTTCGCTGTATGATATGATGTAATGCTCTATGCTGTCTTTTACGCCACTAAACTCAACCACTTCTATGATAGAACACAGTTATGAATGTTTATGAACTCACGctgctgatgtttttgtcattttgcagACTGACTTGGTGGCAGATTTGCATGATTTCTTGGCAGCAGTCTCTCCATCTACTGACTTCTGTATCACCATAGCAGTCTCAGCCTTCAGTGCGGCTTGGAGAAACCCCTGTGCACACTGCAAAACACAAGCACCACAGATACTGTAAAGGGGGTGAGAGAGAAAAGTTGTTACAAACATTATACCAGCAAAAAAAGATGAAGAACAGAATCTTACTTCAGCCTGTTTTTCTGTTCCAACGGTGCGTGCCAGCGTCCTGCAGACCTCTGTGACTCGCTGCCTTCTTAACAACGCAGCACTTTCATAAACTATGGCGACAGACAGCAAGAAGCTGAACAGCAAACAGAGTGTTTCAGTAACCTCAGTCCCCAACTTGACATCTGACCCGCCAAGAGTACAAACACACTCGAACATCTGCGAGAGGTAGATGGGCTCAAAGTGTGAGTGAGAGACACCAGACGACTGAAACACACAGCGAGTCAGGTGCAGCAGCTCGCCTTCATAGGATTGTTTCTCATCTAGTTTTGTGTCTGCTGTACACGCGTAGGAGTGTGTTTCCAGCAACTGAAGGTAAGCCGTGAAGAACTTGTGGCCCTGACTCTCAGGAAACCCTCCCAGCTCCACTAGTTGACTCAGCATCACCATGGACATCTTCCTCAACCTGCTGTTGCCATTGGCCAGGAAGGAGCAAGCCGTCTCCCAGGCCACACTGATGTCATGAGGGGAGACAACTCCCCGCAGGGCGTCAGTTACGACACCAATCACCACGGCGGTCAGCGACTCCAGGGCAGCAGGCGAGGCGAGAACAAGAGGAGAGGGCTTAAGGTACGAGGTGACACAAACGAGGGAGATACTGAAGCACTCGAGCGTAACAGGCCATCGGCTCTGCATGTAAATTCCCAAAGAGTGTCCATTTCCTGCCAATGTGGAAATGTGAGTGTAAAGGATGTTGCTGAGGTCCTGGGCCAGAACAATGAGCTCCCGAGTGAGGCGGCTGAAGATGAATGGCGCCCTGGCTCTCAGAGCGTGAAGTAAAgagcacagcacagcagagaCCCGCCCGTGGATGACGTCACAGTCTGGAGCCGCTGCCACACGAAGCAAACGCACGGCCACCCACTTACTAAAGTCTGAATCAAGGGAAAAATGAGGAGACATGAAggtggagaggaaaagaaaaacacaaaataaaaaaacagatctCCAAAAAACTTAATATTGCTGCTTTTTGAAGAGCTCTTACCAGTAGAGCGCTGTGTGGTGTCCGGATACTCAGCAGGTTGGCAGGCAGGGTTGGTGAACATCAAAGACGAGGACTtgattatatgctgcacaaAGTCCAGCAGCATCACACAGGCCGGCTCTGAACTAGACTTCTTGTTCAGCCCTAGAGCAACTGAAGAACACACACAatagatttgtttttaactaACTGATTCACAACCTGGGGGATCAGGACTTTTCAGATTGATTCACCCTGATGGGTTAACGAGAAAGGAACATTTGGCCATAACCTCTAATAATTTAAATtagagctgggtgatatggagaaaatcaaatcgatatttttgaccaaatacctcgatatcgatactgcaacaatattgtagtgttgactattatatatatatatatatatatatatataaataaataaaatactgataaatatttacacaatgagatttttgataaataatcattagtaatgtggatataatgaatAAGTGGGTAAAgctaaataatagaacagttagaacagtctggtaaattcagaaaatgacatcacttatgccatattacgatattacaatatccaaaatctaagaccatatctagtctcgtatcacgatatcgatataatatcaacaTTATCTAATTTAGCTAGCTCTAATTTAAATATAACAGCCCAAGCAAAATGACTTGATTATACACAGCTGACAGTCTTCACAAGAAACCAAACAAGCTTTACTAATCTGTCAggtgtttttattattgtgttaaCCTCTTGTACGTGCTTGAGATTCCTTAAAAACTTACCGACATCGACATCCGTCAGTATTCTGTCAATGAACTGACAGAGGATCTGTCGAGGTTTCTGCACCGCCTGGTCGTACTCAGCGGCGCTGGCACTGCAAATAACAACATGGTGTAACGTTATTTATGGAAACAAGGTACAGCTAAGGTTTTCATTAACTTAACTAAGTGGTTTATATATAACAGAGAGGGCTCAGTTCAATCTAGCTAAGCACTTTCAGAGTCTGACATGCTGTTAACAGCGTAGCTTAGCCAACTTTAGCCGGTTAACGTTACTCACCTAGCTAGCTCCTGAAGAGCCGGTATCATCGCAGACATCTCCAGTCCTTCCATTTTTACAGGCGCTTGGTGTGTCGCTACTTGGACAACTTCTTCAAAATATAATATCGAAGATTTCTTAGGTAATTTTAACCAGCACACTTCTACATGTCCTGTCCATCCTGTCAGGTCTTTCGAAAACTTTCGCTCCAAAATGACGTTTTTGTTTTGGTACGGCAGCCTTCGACGGTCAATACACCTAAATATAAACTCGAACTACGAACTGCTCCCTCTGGCGAGGTATTTGCTAATTGCTTACCGTAAAAGGTATGGATTATATTCACTAATGTATTCATGTGTACGCATAAttgtaatgttgcagctggtaaaggtgggtGTAATTGTATATACtgttgattattaaaaaaatacatcataagttttttattgattattttattttaataatctgaatctgcaaagtaactccTTAGgataaatataatggaatagAAGTATAAAGCAGCCCAAAATGGAattacaagtacctcaaaattgtacctaagtacagtactcgagtaaatgcacttagttactttccaccactgtttatataccttgttttttgtgtgaaagcAACAGTTTTTTGTGTGACTCTGTATAATGTCTCCTTTTAATCCTACACCTACAAAAAAGGTTGTTTCTTTAGCGCATACGTACATGTACAAATAAGTTACTCATACATAAAGTACTACATGGTGTTTTAAGGTGAAAGTTTGTTTTTACGTATGTTCTGCTTACTTTGTGCATTTAAAAATCACATTAGAGTTGCACATAATGACTCACTCATCCAAGACGAGAAAAGCTAGCTTTGTTTGAGCACTATTTTTTCTCCTTTATTTAACcatgcataacacacacacatacacggctGCTTGGTACATTTAATAGATTCTCtttaataatgaaatagcaATATTAAGTGCACAACATTTACAGGCATAAAGGGAAGGTGTGTATGATTCTGCTTTTCCTTTAGCTGAATCTCCTTCTCTGGTCATATAGCAGAAAAAGTAAATAGATGTAATgcgcaataaaaaaatatagcaAACAACAATTATGAGCTTGTTCTATAAAATCACAGATAGCAAATGCAGTGGCTTCGCTGATAAGAAATGATTTCCAACAGTTGTGACTGTCTTGTTTTGATCACAGAAAGTTTAAAGGTCAAAGAAAATTATGATGAAAAACGCTtagaaacaaaatgtatattgGTGGTTGGTTTCCAGGTGTTTTGTTCATGTCCGTTTCAGCGTTTGGCCTTTTTCAAACCGTGGCCCATGAGGGAGGCGAACAGCGTCATCACCATCTTGGGATTCACTTTCACCAAATCCTCAGGAAGTGCGTAGACACGAGCTCCGATCTTACGAGCCAATGAGATTGCATACCTGGGAAagggacaggaagagagagcagTTTGCAGTCTTTGATCTAGTGACAAATACAAAGTTgcgagaagagagaaaaagtgtCGAGATTTTGTCTTTTACTTTGCGTTGTTGAGTTTATCAGCATCCTTCAGCcatcctttctctcctctcttcaccATGTCCCACTTGACAGTACCGGGAGCAATGGCGTCGATCAGGTCAATCACTGGCAGACTGGTGCTGATCAGTTTGTCCTGCAGAAGACAAGGAAACAGGGTCAAATGCAGCCTTGAGTTTAATCAAAtacaacacgcacgcacgcacacacacacacacacacacacacacacacacacacacacacacacacacacacacacacacacacacacacacacacacacctgcacgcaCACACCTTGAAGCTGCTGATCTGTGTATCTTTTCGTTTCTGGCTCAAGGTGGTGTTGACCCAGCTGAGGATGATCTGATCTCCGACCTTCTCTCCATCACCCAGATCTGACAACACCTTCACTGTGTACCTGAAGGATAACAAACAGGATGGATAACTCTGTACAGGGACCTGTTGTATCCAAAACACTAAAATTGATTTGAAATGGACAGTCTGTCTTTCCCAAACAGTTTACTACAGCAAATAACATGTCCCACAGCTTTGGGCAGTGCATATATATACCTCCTCATCAGCTGCCAGATCAGCGCCAGGGTGTGCATTCGGCTCCCCTCATTCAAGTTTTCTCCTCCGATGCCAACCAGAGAGAAGTGAGCCACATCCCTGCCCAGCTCCACAGCATAGTTACAGTTCTCCAGCTAAGATatgcaaagaaaaacaatgttcattttattttattttgtcatcaaaatgtttttctttggtgttcaccagctttatttctttattaataataataataataataataataacttataatGTGGACACCTTCTTCATATTGGCCCCCAGAACAGGATAAGGCGGGTTGTTGACTTTCTTCCAGTTCACCGGCACATTAACCTTCTCATAAAGCTGCATGATCACCAAACCATCACACAGGTCACTGCAGAAGATAGAACACAGAGAAAGTGAGGAAAACAAGTGTCACTGCAGCAAcagttgattttttttgcaaCAGGAATGCATACAAAAAAGAAtcatagaagaagaaaaaaaataggtaAGAAAATATTTAAGATTTATACCATGCTAAGTTTGGTTTAGTATCACTAATTCTAACTAACTAAGGTATAACAGATTCtgtctttttgataataaaCATCAAAGAGTAACCTTATTTTCAGGCTTGTGCACAAAAAAATTGGGTTCTTGCTAAAGCGTTTAATACTTTGTGGATACTTTACGGGCTAAGTCCAGTCTATTTAGGACTCGTTTATGTTTGATTACTTTTGGTCCAATAAATCAATGTGGCATTTAAAATGTCCCCACCAGATTCACGTGCACTCAAAATCCTTGCTATAGCTTGTTTCATTTCACGTATTATAAAATGAGATTAAGGTTCTGAAGTCTGAAGGGACAAAGTAGGACAGAGAACAACAATAAGTAAATTGATGGTCAATTTAAGATTTGGAGGCTGTTAACAGAGGCTGTGAAAATCTGTAAAAATGAAGTAATAACAATACTATTTCAGCTGTAACCCTTGGGCAAGGCACCCTGTTCAACTCCCTGCTCAATGTCTACCAGTAGAATACTAATACAAATACtactataataacaataatctttatttttatgacACCTTTCAATAACAAGTTTAGAGTATCGCATAAGAACTGCTTTAAACTATATACAACGACTATACTCACAAGAGCGCATcaaatatgtaatttaaaaattgaaataaaataaatagaaataaatggTAAGtgttaaactaaataaaagccAATTTGTGAACGTAATTACCAAAAGAGGACACTGATGTTGCTCGCCTACATTTTCAAATTGCCCTCATTACTGGTTGTACTTGGTATAAATAGGTACTGTAACTGTAGGAATGTTAAGCATACATCCCCCTCCTTGataagatacacacacacacacacacacacacacacacacacacacacacacacacacacacacacacacacacacacacaccctgatgTGTAACTGATGACATACCAGTATAGGTGGTTGACATATGGAGAAACACCAAGAGAGTTCATCCAGTTTCGAAATGTTTTCTCTTCGTTGGACTCAGCTGGAAAGATATGAAGACATGATAAACACCATGACTTTCTCTACCAGCTGTTCGGATTACAGTTACTGTCACCAGATAGGGATGCTTTAGGTTCAGCTATAGCTTACAGTATATATGGATTTATGGCTGCCATAACTTGTCACACcttgaaacatttattttcttttgacttttttattgaGTTTACTGTATAACTCGTGTGTCTATGCACATTCATCATTATGGTGCACATTCTggaaagagtgtgtgtttgtgtcaccaTTTGATGACTTGATTTTAATTTTTGGGTTGATAGAAAAGCAATGAGCAGCCTCAAGACCATGACATAATGCAGCCTGATCATATTGGACAAAATATCTTTTTAGTGAGGGATGTGTCTCACGCTCTATGTGTGCAGTCTCTATGCCATTGCCGTTGATCTGAGCCTTCTGCAAACCAGAATGCATGTTGTACAGGTTCGCTACGAAGGCCATGTTGAGTTTGCTGTTCCCAGATGTGACATCATAAGGAGAAACAAACTGTCTGCAGTCTAGCCGGGCCGCCTGTTGCAGCATCAGCTCAGCCCTTTGGTCCAAATCACGCTCCTTCACATACCACATAAAACagacacatgtacagtacatgcacgGTACAGACgctggatatatatatatatatatatatatatatatatatatatataatcatagcAAAATCCAATAGGAAGGTCACTTCAATTAGTTTAATTGATGTACATCTGCAGGATAATATAAAGCAGAGAGCGAGATGCAAAGATCTACAAATAGCATTTTGAAGTTGAAACAAAACCTTACATCAAAATAATTATATAACAATAAACccttaaaaataattattaatttctacCATATCCATCAGTTTCTGGTTCACAACTCTATCACCTTCACATTTGACATTATCCACTGTGATTTGAGAACTTTGCAAAAACAAGCCGACTCACATTAAGGCCGCTCATGTCGATCTTGACGCTCATTTTATAGTCGTCTTGGAGAGCAATCTGGTCCAACAGGTAGAAGTAGGCTCGCGAGTCCTGCAGTGGTACAGTACAAGAAGGGGTTACACTCTTGTGTtggtgtaattgtgtgtgtgtgttttttttctctgtaggGGACCTTAATGTCTTCACTGAAGTTGCTGATGGTGCTTGTTCCTGCGTTTCTTAGATGATAGTTGACCCAGCGAAGCAGCAGCTCCTCAGGGGAGAGAGACATCAGATGGTCCAGACTCTCATTGTCTGTCAGAAGGGCCATTAGACCTGGAGACACACATGCTGTTAGTTTAGCAGTGTCCATTGAAcgtattttaatatttattttttttttgggggggggagggcTTTACTTCAAACCTGTTCTTTTACAAATAATGACATTCATGTTTAGAATAAAAAATACTTTCCAACTACTGTGCAGTAATGGTGTACAGTAACTGTGAAgttattgtattgtgtgtgtgggtgtttgttgCTGACCTTCGTTCCTGCTGATTTCTATATCAGCAAAAAGGCCAACCTTGATAATCTGCCAGAGCAGTCCCAGGACTAAATGGGGTTTCCCAGCCATCAGATCATGTGCGTCAATGCTCACCACCATACAGCCGATCGCTGAGGCTGAGTTTAGAGCCAGAACCAGATTCTCCTACAAATGTAAATGATTTGTGTATCATCGTGTTCATTTTAGGCTCAAAGTCAGAGATTTTATAGCCAAACTACAGCATTTTTGCAATTTCTGTTGTAACAGctcagcaaaaacaaactgactgTGGCCTCAATCCTCCAATAATAACTaacttattataaattaaatgcaACCGTCTAATCTAGCTCTTTTTAGAAGATGGATGGCTGGATGAATACATATATCACCcagtgagaaataaaaaaacaaatatgtaagACTATGCTTTTTTATTACTTCTACACAGAGGAGGTAACTACAGAATTACAAAgggatataaaacagaaaaaacaggaAGTATGCAGTAAAGAGTTAATATATTACAAGCTTTGCACAGTGCAATGGTATTGGACAACCAATGCTTAGAGATCCACAATTATAACTGTTACTGTCTTAGTTGACATCCATAACAGTTCTAGAAGACTCTACTAGGAGTTAGCCACAGGAGTTGTTTGGTTAACTGCTCAATACAATCTAATACATTCTGACATTTATAGGTCACAGTTTCCTCCTTTCTAAGTTATTTTAAGTTTCCAGTACTTTATAAGTTCTTGTTAAAAAGAATAGCTTTGCATTTTGGTAAATAAACTTATTTGCTTTGTTGCTAATTGAGA
This region of Sander vitreus isolate 19-12246 chromosome 20, sanVit1, whole genome shotgun sequence genomic DNA includes:
- the pls1 gene encoding plastin-1, which gives rise to MKVYKEEAKMENHVTQISRDDLEELREAFNRIDIDNSGFVSDFELQELFREASFSLPGYKVREIMETFIAGDTNKDEKISFEEFVSIYQELKSKEFSETFRKTITRRDGIRSFGGMSGNSSEGTQHSYSDEEKVAFVNWINKALAKDPDCQHLLPMNPDDESLFTSVRDGILLCKMINLSQPDTIDERVINTKKLATFTMTENLVLALNSASAIGCMVVSIDAHDLMAGKPHLVLGLLWQIIKVGLFADIEISRNEGLMALLTDNESLDHLMSLSPEELLLRWVNYHLRNAGTSTISNFSEDIKDSRAYFYLLDQIALQDDYKMSVKIDMSGLNERDLDQRAELMLQQAARLDCRQFVSPYDVTSGNSKLNMAFVANLYNMHSGLQKAQINGNGIETAHIEPESNEEKTFRNWMNSLGVSPYVNHLYCDLCDGLVIMQLYEKVNVPVNWKKVNNPPYPVLGANMKKLENCNYAVELGRDVAHFSLVGIGGENLNEGSRMHTLALIWQLMRRYTVKVLSDLGDGEKVGDQIILSWVNTTLSQKRKDTQISSFKDKLISTSLPVIDLIDAIAPGTVKWDMVKRGEKGWLKDADKLNNAKYAISLARKIGARVYALPEDLVKVNPKMVMTLFASLMGHGLKKAKR